TGTTGTGCCTGTGCTCCTCATCACTTATGCATGATAATATATGTTAAGCACGGATTTCAGATGACCCTGTGCGGTTCTGACAGTAGCCTCGACCTGTGACATTTCCACCGCAGACAGAAGCATTGTGATTTTATACAGCCAGTTAACTGTCCCCACATGCAtggcatttaaaagaaaaatatccatGACAAATCTGAATTTGATTATGTTGCACTTTTCTGGAACCATTCAGTCTTTTTGGAAACATGAACAACATTCTGCAGTGGCTGTGAGATCTGTAGAAATTAGTTTTTGATTTCATTACCAGACACCTTGCAGTAAGTTGGAGTTAACATTTAGAAAAGTTTACTCAAAGGGTTACTTTCAAGGTGCCTTTTGTAATTACCCTTTGCAAAGTGTAACTAAAACATTCACCACTAGGGGCAGCGTTTTACCAGTGGGTGATGTGTGCTGctcttcttttaatttttaactttcttttttccatcattTCCTCAAGAGGCTTTGCCGTTTGCTGGCTGCCAAATGAAAGAATTTTGTTCGCAAAGAGAAATTTGTAATATCTTACCTGGTTAAAGAATGCTTACATTCACTCACTGCACCATCTTACAGTACAAAATGGTTTTACATTAAAGTATTTTTTGACCTTTAACtatttttaacaaatttttAACTTTAGCTTATATTTCTTTAACATAATGCATCATTGttttcaagaataaaaataaataaacacactacCTGAAgtacctgtaaaaaaaaaaaaaaaagacaggaaaaggGCATAAAAATTATTCTTGTGTGGGTTTGGACAAATGTGCATATGTAGCACTTTCACAGTGGTTGAAGTCCATGGGCATACTGCTATTTTAACTCAAAAATATTTGCTGTGAACCATGCTGTAAACTTTTAACACATTAAATGCAGACatagaaatacaaacaaacatgcaTTCAGTCTGAAGCTGCGTCCACACTGGAAATGATTGACAGCGATGTGGTTATCAGACACCATAGAAACTGAATGACATTATGCAACTTCAGTCGCCTACAGGTGAAATAACACTGGGGATGCAAAGTAGGCAGGACCCATGATAAACCTTTTTCAACTTCCAGGCAAGCAACTGAAGTGACAACCAATGAGAGTGAATACTGTTGATTGACATACTGTAGGTAGCTAAGATTGACACTGGTAGTAAAGTTGCAATTAACAGTTACACAGAATTTTATGATCCAAGTTCAAGAGGTGAATTTACAGGGAAACTAACTGGACTTTCCAGAGTCGGAAAATATGAGGAGAGACTGTTCTTATAAACATAATAAGGTTTGTTATCTTACAGAATAtcatataattattataattataattttttttttttattccaataCTGGACTGAGATGCATGATCCAAACCTATTTTTCTATGGTACTTTATACTTGTATGCCTAAGTACAGTAAATAATCTGTGAGCAATGCTAACTATTGATGATACTACATGTAGCaagtgcatccatccatccatccatcctcttccgcttatccggggccaggtcacaggggcagcagcctaagcagagaagcccaggcttccctctccccagccacctccaccagctcatccaaagggaccccaaggtgttcccaagccaTCTGGGAGatttaatctctccagcatgtcctgggtctaccccggggcctcctccaggtgggacatgcccggaacacctcacccaagaggcgcccaggaggcatcctagtcagatgcccgagccacctcaactggttcctctcaatgtggaggagaagtggttctgagcccctcccgaatggtcgcactcctcaccctatctctaagagagaggccagccttcggaggaagctcatttttgctgcttgtattcgcgatctcattctttcagtcactacctaaagctcgtgaccataggtgagggcaggaacgtagatcgaccagtaaatcgacagcttcgcttttacgctcagctccctcttagCAAGTACAAATTCATTAAATATAATCTTACATGATTTGATAAGGTTTTGAGAAAGAAAAGTTAAATAGTTAACTCACATTCTTATGACAACCTCTTTAATGACTTATCACTGCTTGCTTAACGAACAGTCAATGGATTCATAAAATATTcaacattttcataaaatgtaACAGTTGCCCTTGAGGACACCAAActccacttttcatttttttttctccctagaTACAGAAGAGAATGTGGAAGAAGAAAGCCAGGGGATTTCCCAGGTAATGAAGAACTTATAATCATGTCAGACCTCATACTTCAATTTGGTTGATTCCTCGTAATGGGTGAACTAAAACGTATAAGCTAAACTCAGAACAAGCTCATTAAATATGATTATGACTTAAATTCTCTCATGTCAGTCAAGTGTTTCTATCAGAAGAAGGGCCTAAATGGTTCTataaaaagcagaaattttgtggttacttttttacattttaaaagtttcATGTTGGCTTCTTTGAGCAAACATAGAGTGCTCTTAAGCTACTGACAGTTGAACAAAATCTCATATTCACTCACAGAAAATCTGCAAGACGAGCAGTTGACCACTGGTCAAGTGAAGATGCTTTTCAAATCCTTGTGCAAGATGTGTTTTTATAGTACAGGATTCACTTGATATGAAGTAAATTAGCAACTTTTGGCCCTTAAGCTCTGAGTTTTTGGTAACACACTCACAAAACCATTAAGAtgtaaattttcatttttcaaattgAGTTCACTTCAGCACTTCATGTCATCATAAACTTAATTGAAATCACGCTATTTGTCTATTCAAAGGAACTAAATTTAATATTAGCAAAGGCTACTGATATGAGTAAATAATGAGAGATATGCACTGCAGTTGATGGGTCTATGAAGCACACTGTAGTGACTCCTTAGAGCTGGAGCCTCCAGGTGTATAGATGCATAGTCAACTATCAGAGAGGAATAAGAGCAGAAGGCAAACGGGACAGATGCTCTATTGAGTTTCCTGCTTGATGCCTTTCACATGaccaagagaaaaagagagagaaagcgaTAGAAAGATAGGGCAAGAGAGAGCTGCTAAACCCATGTAATGTTCCCATGAGATGATTCACTTATGCCCGTGAAGTAAATTCAATCAGCTATGCATGAGAAAACTAAGAATGGAGCCAAAATCAAGAGGCGAGTCAAGAAGGGCACAAAGAACTCCGAGTACCACCACGAATACTAAGCGTCCTTTCATTTTTAGAActtgtaaatttgaaaattgaaTTTCTTTGTCCTATTTTAATTCAACACACCCTTGAACACACTGGTGAAAACATGTTAAACTGCTCCTTGTGATGCAGCTGTGGGGCCTGGTGGCTGAGCTGCGCGAGGGGCTCCAGGCGGCACTGACTGAGCTGTGCGAGCGGCGTCAGATGGACCACGGTTTGGAAGACAAGCTTCAGGCCCATCAGACCGATGTGGACGATAAGATAATGGGCCTCAAGAATACACTCAACACATTTAAGGTGCTGGAGATgctagacagaaaaaaaaaccacacacacatacatgtacacaATCTACTCTTGGTGAGGTGGAGAGGTCTCTGTAACATAATTTAGAACATCTGACTGGGACTCTGCTAGcatataaattaatttaattaggCAGGAAGGCAACTCTTTCAGACACTCAGTGCTTTTCAACAGGCATGTACATCTTCTATGTGGACCATGTTGCTAATAGTTTTAATGTATATGCATCTGTTATTTCTCTTTAGTTGCCCAAGAACAAGAATTCTCTCTTCTAGATTTGAATCCCAGAGCAAACAAAATCTGACCCTCGTATTTCCCATTTCAACACAGAGATTTTATCAATCCAAAGCAGTAAAACTAATGGCATCTTTTAATCTTGCAGGAGGAGCTGAGTGTGGCGTTGTTCCACATCAGGGACATTTccagcagacagagagaggttCAGAAGAGGATAGAACTGCTACAGTCAGAAAACAAAGATTTCATCTCAGTTCCACACAGGTAGGGCTGCAACATACTGAATAAGGATATAAATAGATATaaagatataaataaatattactttttttttatgatctaACCCTCACTCACAGATCACCCTTCTCTACTCCCTGATTTGGATCCAAAAAGTTGAACTTTGATAAGTAACTTTTGCTTCAACAGCAGAAAGAACTCCAAAGCTGATGTGCTGACAGCACCAGGTGATGAACACATTCGTGTGCCCAGCCAACCAGAACTCAGTGTTattcagcactttttttccaACCTGCCGAGCAGCGGGTCACCACAGAGGAGCACCACGTCAACACAgagtgagtctgtgtgtttcAACATTGACCACGCTAAGAGTGTAAGGGGAGTGTAAGTGAAAAATTTGCTCACACTAGTGTTGGTGTGTTGCAGCCTCCACCTCTGAGCAAGAGCAGCAGAGATCTTGTCCAGCGACCCCCAACAGTCAGACTGAAATCAGTAAGGaatacagctgctgctgctgctgctgataatACTACTGCAGTTAGTGGCACTAAATGTGTATCTATGCATAAAGCTATAACCCTGCAGCCAACTAACTTAGTTAAGTATAAAGAGTGGGAGCATGAAAGCAGCTGCCCAAAGGTCTCACAATGCGCCTCTCAGCATAAGCCCACTATAACACATATGTTGTTCTTGGCATTTTGTTATCAGTGTGATCCTAGAGGTGAGGATCCAGGGTATAACTCTGTAAAACCACTAGCTGTCTTTTTACATCTTAAACTGTATATAACATGGTAGTCAGTGAGGCTCAGAGATGGAGGTAAGTGGATTTTAGTACCTCCAGATAGAAATAAGACAGAAGGTTCCCAGGGTTTgcagtattatttttaatctgagCAAAATTCAACATATAAGCAAAACTGTAAAATGGGATTTTATATAAAAAGGCGCTTAAAACCAGTTTTAAGTCTAATATTTGGAGTTGAATGCAAACCTGCTAATTGCTTTTGCCTGATGTTTGATGGCAGGATATAAAATAGGTGCACATCTTAAAAAGTATAACACACAGGTACTGAAGACCAGCCAATAGCCTTACCCCACTACAGTTCCCTAGTAGATATCCAGCTTTTGTGGTTTGAGAGTAAATCAGAGTATTCTATGAGCTTAAAGTTAAAAttagtattgtgtgtgtgtgtgcagataagAGACAGAGAGCAGCCTTGGAGCTGCTGGAGTCTGAGCGAGTTTACGTGTCCCACCTGTCCCTGCTTCTGAAGGCAAACATCTCCTTCAACGGATCAGAAGCTCTCACCTCCAAAGACAAACGGTAAGCCTGCCAACACCCAAAGACAGCTGGGTTCAGACTGATAATTCAAGAACAAACCCCCCTAAATTTAAAACAGTAAAGAAGAATGGCCCAGATATCACCAGCCctacctgacacacacacacacacacacacacacacacacacacacacacagactcacacacacacacggatcaGCACTCACCAGAATATATTCCAAGAGTGGCTCCTGATTTAATTTGAGAGCTTACCGTGATGGGtgaacaggaaataaataaatcaaataaaagcaCATTGCAAACACCAGAGAAGACACTGTTAAAAAGACTCCACACAGCTTGTTAATGCAATCACTGCTTAGCTTCAGCACACGTGTTCCCAATGACTAAAAGCGCCAATGAAATGCTGCAATCACTGAACTAGGTCAAATAGTGTTTGTGAATAACTGCATATGTTTTAATTTGCTTACCTTGCTGTCAAAATTCGGTTGCACGAAAAGGTACAGTAATTGACAATTTATGTAAGAACATTAAATCTATGTCACCTATGTTTATAGGGTAAGCCGAATATTCTTTATAAGTGATCTCTGCACTCTTTATTGCctgtttttccatctttagtCCATTTCCCAGCTCTCTGAGGTTTCTCATCCAGCAACACCTTGAGCTCCTTCATATTCTTCAAGAACGTGTGCTGAAATGCCAGTGGCAAGGCATCATGGGAGATGTATTCATGAGGCTTACCTGcaaagaggtaaacacagaATTACACCGCATAAAGACAACTGCACAAAGGTGGCTATGGTTCTTTTTGCTGTGAGCACCATCTACTGGTAATTAAAGTGAAAGCCTCTGAATTCTTAACATCTTTCAAACAAACAGGTAGTGAATGCTACAgatacacccccccacccccaccccttctAAAAAAAGAGTTGCCTGGTCTGTTGAGTCTTGCTCTCAGCTGCAATGTTTGGATGGTAGTGTgagaaatgaaagcatggatccatcctgccttttaTCAACATTTCAGgctagtggtggtggtgtaatggtgtggtggATATGTTCTTGGCACACTCTGagtcccttagtaccaactgagcattgtttaaacactgcAGCATACCCGAGTATTATTGCTGATCATGTTCATCTccttatgaccacagtgtgcccatttTATGATGGCTGGTTCCAGCAGTACAGCGTGCCATGTCATAAAGCCAaagtcatctcaaactggtttcttgaacttgACAATGAGTTGACTACTCAAATGACATTGGACCTCAACTGAGAACAACCACTTCTGCCATCCTCTGTCCCCACACTGTTGGACCAGATCATGGTACATAGTGGTTTTCTTCTCTGAGGCTTCCTTGCATCTTCTTTGCCTCCCCAGCCCAAAGAAATTTGTTAGGCCTCGAGAATGCTTAGATCATCTGGCTTAAGTGTAGTTTCTTCCCCAGTCCACGCTGGTTTCCCATGCCTGTGTTGTCTGTACAGATTTGGCAGCACTGGAAGGGTTTGCTATACTGAATGGAGTTGgacagaaatgcagaagagCTCCATTGTGTATAAAAAGCATGCAAACTCAAACAGTGTGTATCTCTCCATCTCCCTCCAGAGTGATTTCTTGGACTTTTATGTGTCCTACCTTAAGGAGCTCCCAGACTGTCTGTCGGTTGTCGCCATGCTGACCTCCAGCTCCACGAAGTCTTCCGCCTTTGTGGAGGTAACACAAATTGTAAAATATGACAGGTTTTGATATTAAATTTAAAGGCAAAGATCATGTGTATCACTACAAAATGTAATGCAGACAGGAcaggatgaaaaagaaaatcatgtttctaaaaacaaacctaaaactTAAAACGTATTGCGACTAATATCACAGATGAATTCCAACATATCTGTTATTTCAGCTTATTTAATTCTCATATATTCTCAAAAATGCTTGAGTGATGATAATTTAAGTATCCAGAAGCCCTGTCAAATCTGAAGTTTAATTTCAAGCCCTGTTTGTATATGATAGCTTtagatcaggggtgggcaaactacggCCCATGGACCACACCCGGCCCGTTGGTCTTTTTAATCCGGCCCGCCGAAGATTGGTACAGAATTGctcaaatcaaatcatatcataATTATGACTGATGTCGAGTATTCTGAGaattgctacaacaaaactaacaccagactTCGATGCACTGGctaaaacaacactgttcccactaaaagtAAATCTAAGTATCAACGCTGTAATGcctattttatgtttatgtttatgtttgatatgtatgcatctggtgctggcccggcccatctgtcaaatttcaaaagaGTCAACTtggccccagagccaaaaattttgcccacccctgctttagATGAATGACTAAAGTCACAGTGCTTATACATGCTGTGCTAACCTGGGCTTTCCTTTTATCCTGATTTATCCATACGTGCTGCATTGCGCTGGACTGTGTGGTGCTGCTGTCAGAATGACATAACAGGTGATGAATCCAAACCCTCCCTCTACACTCTGCTGCTTCAGCCAGTTCAGAGGATCCCTGAGTACCTGCTACTTCTACAGGTTAGATCAACACTACAGCCAAAATGATTCTTACAGTATGTTCATATCCCACAATGCACAAACTTGAAAAATTAGAAAAACTCTTGAGATTAGTGATCACCTTTTTtgcataaacagaaataaactgaCAATTAACATCTCAGTGATATTATGACTGCAGACTACACTTGCTATATGAATGTTTATATTTTGTCTGTTTATGTGTGTAGGGACTGCTTAGGCAGACAGATGCAGAGCATCCAGACTACTATCTGCTGCTGGTGTGCATACAGCAGTTCAGGGCTTTTACTACACAGTACCACCACCTTCTCCAGCACAATCAGGAGCTTCTGCTGCTCAACCGCAAGGAGGTGAAGAGGTCAGGATTactacactgcaaaaaaaaaaaaaaaaaaaaaaaatcagcattgaTGCTTATCTTTCGCAGATTAAAGAAAACATATTCAGTGTGAAGAAGCTGAATGTTCACTGTGTGGTGCACCCCTGCAGGTCTACTATGAAACATCTGTTAAAGACAGTAGAAAGTGGGATTCAAGCCAGCAACGCCGGCTCACCGTACCCCTGCAGCAGTGCAATGCTGTGAGTATTTACTGTGCAGTCTACCAGCAGCTTTATGATCCATCCATTTACCAGGCATTTTATGTAATTGATATGGCGTATTCTCTTAGAAAATATATGTATAATAGCAATTCCTTACATGCCAATAACCCCTGGTGTTTTCCTCCCATTCCATTCattcttttcagtttttgtttgttttgctgtaaaaagctctcagctgctgctggaaacaaagtttttgaacagtttcttcaccacaGGGAACATGCCAACCAGGTGAAGCGCAGAAAGCAGTGTCTCCTGGAGCAGATTCAGTCGCACCAGTTCCAGGATTGGGAACGAGACCAAGACCCTGAAACTCACAGCTATGACGCAGAGTGGCCCTCCCACCTCCCCTTCTTCAGCGCTGATCTGGACTCACGGAACCACAAACCGACAGGTCAATGGATGATTTTGGTTATTCAAAAAAGATTAACTTCCTTTGGTTTCTGTTTGATTATACACACACTTGGAATGAAAGAAATCATGGCCAGTTTTTTTGCTTTCAGGTCTTGGCAGTATCCCAGAAAGTGAGCCGCCTGAGAGGTCCATGTCGTGCCAGCATCATCTGCCCCCCAGACCTGCAGAATTCCGTCAAGTTCAGCCGGGCTCTGCTCTGGCCGATGCTCTCGGAGAGTTCCTCCTTCCTCCAGATCCCCCAGGGCTGGAGAACCTCTATGAAGAAGATGGCGCCTCCCTTCATGATACATCTATGTTGGACCGCTGTTCTTCTGCCTCTTCTGATTCTTCCATTGACATTGCCTTTGTGAAGTGCCCCAAAGCTCCCCCGGCATCACATCACAGAATAGCAACAAATGTGTCGACTGCCCGTGATGTCTTTGGCAATGGAGGAGGCCAACGGAATGGTTATACCAAACTACCCAGCCGGGGTTGTGTGTCTCCAGACGAAGCAATTCTGATGCGTCGCAATCAGCATCGCCCCCTACAGGCCAGCCAACGTAAGAGTAAGGTGAGCTTATTTGCAACCAGATGCACGTAGATAGAAAtattcaagaaaaaaagaaataagaacaTATGCCTTCTCTGCTGTTTAGTCACTGAATGGGCTGCAGATGGAGAACACAGTGAGTAGTCTGGACAGTGGACCTCTCTcagaccacctccaaagggtggGATTGGGCAGCCATGCCAAACTGGAGCGGCAGAACAGTAAGGGCAGCAAAGGAAGTTCTACCCCCTCCCGTAAGGTCCAGAGCCCCTTGGGGAACAGAGTGGACAGTGACAAGCAGAGCCCTGATCTTCATGGGTTGCTCAACATAGTGGGTTTCAGCAAAGATGTGAACTATTATCATGGAAAACTTTGTGTCAAACTCAACATTTTGATCTCAGCTACACATTAACAATAAAACCATGAAGCCTTACTGTATATGAAGTTTGATTTCTTAATTTCCTCATCAAATACTGAAATAATGTTTTCAGCCACTTCAGGACTCCGGAATCCAGTCATGGGGCGATGAGTCCAAGTGGAGGAGTGGGACAGAGGACAGTAACCACACCCCGTTCAGCGAGAGGAGTCGCAAAGAAAAAGGAGGCTTTAGGAGCTCGTTCAAGAAACTCTTCAAGAAAAAGTAAGAAAGATAATGTAGCAGCATGGAAATATACACATGGGTGGGTTGGCACTGCACCTGGAAGATAGTAAAAAGAGggcaaaattgaaaaaaagaacatctgATGTGTCAGGAAAGCCACAAATCGAGTTTATGGAGAGTGCCTACAATTTtatatgcaataataataataccactGGGTATTGAAGTATACTATTTAAacccttctctttctttccaaCAGGACCGGTGATgagaagaaggagaaaggaGGCGAGAAAACTCCAGAAAATCTAAACAATGGTGAATATGAGACACCAGGGAAAAATCCCAAACTGGTCCAATTGGAGATGAACCGTGGCACAGCTGTATGAGCACcactctgcaaacacacactgttACACATGAACAAATATGCtgtaaagtaataataatacatatatACTAATAAGTGAAAATAGAGGCTTTTTGGGGGGGTCTTACAGATGCTGTATAAAGGCTGTACAGGTATGAGCAACTTTCCCAagtaaaaatgtgatttatatTTCAATGACAAAAACCTTCCCTGTGTCTTCACACTGAAGGAAAGCTGATGTGACTGTACAGTAAATATCACTGAGTTGTTTTGCTAATATTCTGTGTTATGTGAAGTTATATGAAGATTGACTGATTGACAAAAAAGACAGGCAGTAAAATAAACTTTGAGTCAACCTAAATTAACTGACTCCAcagttaaaaacaatatttgaaTGTGAGACAAATGTAGCCccacactgaaagaaaaaacccactccattttctttcacaacatatttttctttccactCTGATCAAAACGTTTTATTGCACTCTTTTAGATCTTTAAACCTAAAAATTTAAAGAGTTTCACTCCAGTTTAGCTTTCTTTCTTAGCAATAGCCAGAATTGTATTACTGCATATACTCAGGAGAACGACTATAAAGCAGGTATAATttgtgtatgtttgcatgtgatTAAACATTTTGCATAAAGACTTTACATATTTGTCATTGTGATGATTATTTCTATGAATTGCTTTGTGAAGAGAGAAGAAATGTCATCATTTTGAATAAAGGTCCACTCTGTGTTTTGTGGCTCACCCGATTAATTTCCCCCAATCTCTTAATTATTGAAAGATTAAAACAATCTAAAAATAGAGCAATATCATTCCAAAGTTGTTACATGCCACACAGCCATAATTAACTGTtagcctctcctctccttccatGTGATGTGTTAAACAGTCATCAGTGGAAAAAGACCTCTGCTGCTCATCACAAATGACCACACCAAAACCCAAATGGCTTACTTCCTTCTTTTTAATGGTGTTAACCTGTCATCTCATAAATCTGTTACACTTTTGAAACAAAATATAGGCAATTATACAGTATGTAAAACAAAcccattttattttacactatATACACACATTACATGACATATGCATCGCAATATGAAAACAGAAGACAAAGGTGATGAAATAGCGACAGAACAGAGGTGACGCATTCGTTGACGATCGGGAGGAGACCCGGATCAAACGGCTTTCACAAATAACTCGTAACGACTTGTATTAATTTGCTGGGAGCACCAGGCACACCCAGGGAAAACCACCCGAATGCCAGTTTAGTATCCGCTTTTGTGGGAGAAAAGAATCTCCAACTCCAAGCACATTAAATTGCGCTGCGACTACATGTGATTTGATCCGGGCCCAGCCGAGGCTATAAAACACAGACTTTTAACATCTCAGTAAAACCCACAAAGGAAGGTCATGTTGGCACCTGCTCTAGAGATGATAAATTACGCTTGTGTGCATGATGGCAGAAAGAAGGAaacagagcatcattcaatcccACATGAACTTTGTTATTATGCTTAATTGACAGCTTTCCCAAACATAAATGttttaagaggaaaaaatagGCAGAGGTGGTCAGAGCTGCAagaatatgtatatatatatttttcagccACATGGAAACATTATATGCA
This is a stretch of genomic DNA from Archocentrus centrarchus isolate MPI-CPG fArcCen1 chromosome 15, fArcCen1, whole genome shotgun sequence. It encodes these proteins:
- the arhgef33 gene encoding rho guanine nucleotide exchange factor 33 isoform X1, whose product is MENEKTKAEEKTEEKSEEKSEDTEENVEEESQGISQLWGLVAELREGLQAALTELCERRQMDHGLEDKLQAHQTDVDDKIMGLKNTLNTFKEELSVALFHIRDISSRQREVQKRIELLQSENKDFISVPHSRKNSKADVLTAPGDEHIRVPSQPELSVIQHFFSNLPSSGSPQRSTTSTQTSTSEQEQQRSCPATPNSQTEINKRQRAALELLESERVYVSHLSLLLKANISFNGSEALTSKDKRPFPSSLRFLIQQHLELLHILQERVLKCQWQGIMGDVFMRLTCKESDFLDFYVSYLKELPDCLSVVAMLTSSSTKSSAFVENDITGDESKPSLYTLLLQPVQRIPEYLLLLQGLLRQTDAEHPDYYLLLVCIQQFRAFTTQYHHLLQHNQELLLLNRKEVKRSTMKHLLKTVESGIQASNAGSPYPCSSAMLEHANQVKRRKQCLLEQIQSHQFQDWERDQDPETHSYDAEWPSHLPFFSADLDSRNHKPTGLGSIPESEPPERSMSCQHHLPPRPAEFRQVQPGSALADALGEFLLPPDPPGLENLYEEDGASLHDTSMLDRCSSASSDSSIDIAFVKCPKAPPASHHRIATNVSTARDVFGNGGGQRNGYTKLPSRGCVSPDEAILMRRNQHRPLQASQRKSKSLNGLQMENTVSSLDSGPLSDHLQRVGLGSHAKLERQNSKGSKGSSTPSRKVQSPLGNRVDSDKQSPDLHGLLNIPLQDSGIQSWGDESKWRSGTEDSNHTPFSERSRKEKGGFRSSFKKLFKKKTGDEKKEKGGEKTPENLNNGEYETPGKNPKLVQLEMNRGTAV
- the arhgef33 gene encoding rho guanine nucleotide exchange factor 33 isoform X2, with the protein product MENEKTKAEEKTEEKSEDTEENVEEESQGISQLWGLVAELREGLQAALTELCERRQMDHGLEDKLQAHQTDVDDKIMGLKNTLNTFKEELSVALFHIRDISSRQREVQKRIELLQSENKDFISVPHSRKNSKADVLTAPGDEHIRVPSQPELSVIQHFFSNLPSSGSPQRSTTSTQTSTSEQEQQRSCPATPNSQTEINKRQRAALELLESERVYVSHLSLLLKANISFNGSEALTSKDKRPFPSSLRFLIQQHLELLHILQERVLKCQWQGIMGDVFMRLTCKESDFLDFYVSYLKELPDCLSVVAMLTSSSTKSSAFVENDITGDESKPSLYTLLLQPVQRIPEYLLLLQGLLRQTDAEHPDYYLLLVCIQQFRAFTTQYHHLLQHNQELLLLNRKEVKRSTMKHLLKTVESGIQASNAGSPYPCSSAMLEHANQVKRRKQCLLEQIQSHQFQDWERDQDPETHSYDAEWPSHLPFFSADLDSRNHKPTGLGSIPESEPPERSMSCQHHLPPRPAEFRQVQPGSALADALGEFLLPPDPPGLENLYEEDGASLHDTSMLDRCSSASSDSSIDIAFVKCPKAPPASHHRIATNVSTARDVFGNGGGQRNGYTKLPSRGCVSPDEAILMRRNQHRPLQASQRKSKSLNGLQMENTVSSLDSGPLSDHLQRVGLGSHAKLERQNSKGSKGSSTPSRKVQSPLGNRVDSDKQSPDLHGLLNIPLQDSGIQSWGDESKWRSGTEDSNHTPFSERSRKEKGGFRSSFKKLFKKKTGDEKKEKGGEKTPENLNNGEYETPGKNPKLVQLEMNRGTAV